In the Telopea speciosissima isolate NSW1024214 ecotype Mountain lineage chromosome 2, Tspe_v1, whole genome shotgun sequence genome, one interval contains:
- the LOC122650206 gene encoding uncharacterized protein LOC122650206 isoform X3 produces the protein MIISGDLSGFEDGSDGTDNGASERSSQVPVVGMSFKSENEAYKFYNAYARTKGFGVKKLQVDRARKDGIQGETVNRVFTCVKERLRDDSYKGYRDKEVQYQDTTRMDCKAAMQIKKCPSGWVVTKFIEEHNHELVPSLWYLQRTFDVLVHIAKESKERCNVAVDCLKEAIQKCSHIEVRSTADPDANQGGGPNSQQESIRFINFDYTSFSDPAKTKGWPTSSKPKVWYDQHASKNRNKCGNCDELGHNLRTCPLPLNPQRLKSWKPATWPANSTPKTWYDQAKNRNKCGNCDGLGHNMRTCPLPLNPERSKSQKRHATQSPSNLLGTSSNHRQGELRNEFGIDSRGVGVLATQAALQASSVTVCHPRNN, from the exons ATGATCATTAGTGGAG ATCTTTCGGGATTTGAAGATGGGTCTGATGGTACTGATAATGGAGCGAGTGAGAGATCCAGTCAGGTACCCGTTGTTGGTATGTCATTCAAGAGTGAGAATGAGGCTTACAAATTTTATAATGCATATGCAAGGACAAAAGGCTTTGGTGTAAAGAAGTTGCAAGTGGACCGTGCTCGTAAGGATGGCATCCAGGGGGAGACCGTTAATCGAGTATTTACTTGTGTTAAGGAGAGGTTGAGAGATGATAGTTACAAAGGTTACCGAGATAAGGAGGTCCAGTATCAGGATACAACAAGGATGGACTGCAAAGCTGCAATGCAGATTAAAAAATGCCCTAGTGGTTGGGTTGTCACAAAGTTTATTGAGGAGCATAATCATGAACTTGTTCCAAGTCTATGGTACTTGCAGCGTACCTTTGATGTACTCGTTCATATTGCTAAAGAGTCAAAAGAGAGATGCAATGTTGCAGTGGATTGCCTAAAAGAAGCCATTCAGAAATGTTCTCATATTGAAGTGAGGTCCACTGCTGACCCTGATGCAAATCAAGGGGGTGGACCAAATAGCCAGCAGGAGAGTATTAGATTTATAAATTTTGATTATACCAGCTTCTCTGATCCGGCAAAGACAAAAGGCTGGCCAACCTCCTCCAAACCTAAAGTATGGTATGACCAACATGCATCCAAGAACCGCAACAAGTGTGGGAACTGTGACGAACTTGGTCATAACTTGAGGACATGCCCCTTG CCTCTAAACCCACAACGTTTGAAGTCTTGGAAACCCGCAACATGGCCTGCCAACTCAACACCCAAAACATGGTATGACCAAGCCAAGAACCGCAACAAGTGTGGGAACTGTGACGGACTTGGTCATAACATGAGGACATGCCCCTTG CCTCTTAACCCAGAACGTAGCAAGTCTCAGAAACGCCATGCAACGCAATCCCCCTCAAATTTGCTGGGCACTTCTTCAAACCATCGCCAAG GAGAATTAAGAAATGAATTTGGGATAGATTCTCGGGGAGTTGGCGTCTTAGCAACACAAGCTGCATTGCAGGCTTCCTCAGTAACAGTTTGCCACCCCAGGAACAACTAA
- the LOC122650206 gene encoding uncharacterized protein LOC122650206 isoform X4 — protein MIISGDLSGFEDGSDGTDNGASERSSQVPVVGMSFKSENEAYKFYNAYARTKGFGVKKLQVDRARKDGIQGETVNRVFTCVKERLRDDSYKGYRDKEVQYQDTTRMDCKAAMQIKKCPSGWVVTKFIEEHNHELVPSLWYLQRTFDVLVHIAKESKERCNVAVDCLKEAIQKCSHIEVRSTADPDANQGGGPNSQQESIRFINFDYTSFSDPAKTKGWPTSSKPKVWYDQHASKNRNKCGNCDELGHNLRTCPLPPNPQRDKSGKAITPATSKPKAWYDQVDNHNKCGNCDALGHNLRTCPLPLNPERSKSQKRHATQSPSNLLGTSSNHRQGELRNEFGIDSRGVGVLATQAALQASSVTVCHPRNN, from the exons ATGATCATTAGTGGAG ATCTTTCGGGATTTGAAGATGGGTCTGATGGTACTGATAATGGAGCGAGTGAGAGATCCAGTCAGGTACCCGTTGTTGGTATGTCATTCAAGAGTGAGAATGAGGCTTACAAATTTTATAATGCATATGCAAGGACAAAAGGCTTTGGTGTAAAGAAGTTGCAAGTGGACCGTGCTCGTAAGGATGGCATCCAGGGGGAGACCGTTAATCGAGTATTTACTTGTGTTAAGGAGAGGTTGAGAGATGATAGTTACAAAGGTTACCGAGATAAGGAGGTCCAGTATCAGGATACAACAAGGATGGACTGCAAAGCTGCAATGCAGATTAAAAAATGCCCTAGTGGTTGGGTTGTCACAAAGTTTATTGAGGAGCATAATCATGAACTTGTTCCAAGTCTATGGTACTTGCAGCGTACCTTTGATGTACTCGTTCATATTGCTAAAGAGTCAAAAGAGAGATGCAATGTTGCAGTGGATTGCCTAAAAGAAGCCATTCAGAAATGTTCTCATATTGAAGTGAGGTCCACTGCTGACCCTGATGCAAATCAAGGGGGTGGACCAAATAGCCAGCAGGAGAGTATTAGATTTATAAATTTTGATTATACCAGCTTCTCTGATCCGGCAAAGACAAAAGGCTGGCCAACCTCCTCCAAACCTAAAGTATGGTATGACCAACATGCATCCAAGAACCGCAACAAGTGTGGGAACTGTGACGAACTTGGTCATAACTTGAGGACATGCCCCTTG CCTCCAAACCCACAACGTGACAAGTCTGGCAAGGCCATAACACCAGCCACCTCAAAACCCAAAGCATGGTATGACCAAGTCGATAACCACAACAAGTGTGGGAACTGTGATGCACTTGGTCATAACCTGAGGACATGTCCCTTG CCTCTTAACCCAGAACGTAGCAAGTCTCAGAAACGCCATGCAACGCAATCCCCCTCAAATTTGCTGGGCACTTCTTCAAACCATCGCCAAG GAGAATTAAGAAATGAATTTGGGATAGATTCTCGGGGAGTTGGCGTCTTAGCAACACAAGCTGCATTGCAGGCTTCCTCAGTAACAGTTTGCCACCCCAGGAACAACTAA
- the LOC122650206 gene encoding uncharacterized protein LOC122650206 isoform X1, translating into MIISGDLSGFEDGSDGTDNGASERSSQVPVVGMSFKSENEAYKFYNAYARTKGFGVKKLQVDRARKDGIQGETVNRVFTCVKERLRDDSYKGYRDKEVQYQDTTRMDCKAAMQIKKCPSGWVVTKFIEEHNHELVPSLWYLQRTFDVLVHIAKESKERCNVAVDCLKEAIQKCSHIEVRSTADPDANQGGGPNSQQESIRFINFDYTSFSDPAKTKGWPTSSKPKVWYDQHASKNRNKCGNCDELGHNLRTCPLPLNPQRLKSWKPATWPANSTPKTWYDQAKNRNKCGNCDGLGHNMRTCPLPPNPQRDKSGKAITPATSKPKAWYDQVDNHNKCGNCDALGHNLRTCPLPLNPERSKSQKRHATQSPSNLLGTSSNHRQGELRNEFGIDSRGVGVLATQAALQASSVTVCHPRNN; encoded by the exons ATGATCATTAGTGGAG ATCTTTCGGGATTTGAAGATGGGTCTGATGGTACTGATAATGGAGCGAGTGAGAGATCCAGTCAGGTACCCGTTGTTGGTATGTCATTCAAGAGTGAGAATGAGGCTTACAAATTTTATAATGCATATGCAAGGACAAAAGGCTTTGGTGTAAAGAAGTTGCAAGTGGACCGTGCTCGTAAGGATGGCATCCAGGGGGAGACCGTTAATCGAGTATTTACTTGTGTTAAGGAGAGGTTGAGAGATGATAGTTACAAAGGTTACCGAGATAAGGAGGTCCAGTATCAGGATACAACAAGGATGGACTGCAAAGCTGCAATGCAGATTAAAAAATGCCCTAGTGGTTGGGTTGTCACAAAGTTTATTGAGGAGCATAATCATGAACTTGTTCCAAGTCTATGGTACTTGCAGCGTACCTTTGATGTACTCGTTCATATTGCTAAAGAGTCAAAAGAGAGATGCAATGTTGCAGTGGATTGCCTAAAAGAAGCCATTCAGAAATGTTCTCATATTGAAGTGAGGTCCACTGCTGACCCTGATGCAAATCAAGGGGGTGGACCAAATAGCCAGCAGGAGAGTATTAGATTTATAAATTTTGATTATACCAGCTTCTCTGATCCGGCAAAGACAAAAGGCTGGCCAACCTCCTCCAAACCTAAAGTATGGTATGACCAACATGCATCCAAGAACCGCAACAAGTGTGGGAACTGTGACGAACTTGGTCATAACTTGAGGACATGCCCCTTG CCTCTAAACCCACAACGTTTGAAGTCTTGGAAACCCGCAACATGGCCTGCCAACTCAACACCCAAAACATGGTATGACCAAGCCAAGAACCGCAACAAGTGTGGGAACTGTGACGGACTTGGTCATAACATGAGGACATGCCCCTTG CCTCCAAACCCACAACGTGACAAGTCTGGCAAGGCCATAACACCAGCCACCTCAAAACCCAAAGCATGGTATGACCAAGTCGATAACCACAACAAGTGTGGGAACTGTGATGCACTTGGTCATAACCTGAGGACATGTCCCTTG CCTCTTAACCCAGAACGTAGCAAGTCTCAGAAACGCCATGCAACGCAATCCCCCTCAAATTTGCTGGGCACTTCTTCAAACCATCGCCAAG GAGAATTAAGAAATGAATTTGGGATAGATTCTCGGGGAGTTGGCGTCTTAGCAACACAAGCTGCATTGCAGGCTTCCTCAGTAACAGTTTGCCACCCCAGGAACAACTAA
- the LOC122650206 gene encoding uncharacterized protein LOC122650206 isoform X2: protein MEMLDLSGFEDGSDGTDNGASERSSQVPVVGMSFKSENEAYKFYNAYARTKGFGVKKLQVDRARKDGIQGETVNRVFTCVKERLRDDSYKGYRDKEVQYQDTTRMDCKAAMQIKKCPSGWVVTKFIEEHNHELVPSLWYLQRTFDVLVHIAKESKERCNVAVDCLKEAIQKCSHIEVRSTADPDANQGGGPNSQQESIRFINFDYTSFSDPAKTKGWPTSSKPKVWYDQHASKNRNKCGNCDELGHNLRTCPLPLNPQRLKSWKPATWPANSTPKTWYDQAKNRNKCGNCDGLGHNMRTCPLPPNPQRDKSGKAITPATSKPKAWYDQVDNHNKCGNCDALGHNLRTCPLPLNPERSKSQKRHATQSPSNLLGTSSNHRQGELRNEFGIDSRGVGVLATQAALQASSVTVCHPRNN from the exons ATGGAAATGTTGG ATCTTTCGGGATTTGAAGATGGGTCTGATGGTACTGATAATGGAGCGAGTGAGAGATCCAGTCAGGTACCCGTTGTTGGTATGTCATTCAAGAGTGAGAATGAGGCTTACAAATTTTATAATGCATATGCAAGGACAAAAGGCTTTGGTGTAAAGAAGTTGCAAGTGGACCGTGCTCGTAAGGATGGCATCCAGGGGGAGACCGTTAATCGAGTATTTACTTGTGTTAAGGAGAGGTTGAGAGATGATAGTTACAAAGGTTACCGAGATAAGGAGGTCCAGTATCAGGATACAACAAGGATGGACTGCAAAGCTGCAATGCAGATTAAAAAATGCCCTAGTGGTTGGGTTGTCACAAAGTTTATTGAGGAGCATAATCATGAACTTGTTCCAAGTCTATGGTACTTGCAGCGTACCTTTGATGTACTCGTTCATATTGCTAAAGAGTCAAAAGAGAGATGCAATGTTGCAGTGGATTGCCTAAAAGAAGCCATTCAGAAATGTTCTCATATTGAAGTGAGGTCCACTGCTGACCCTGATGCAAATCAAGGGGGTGGACCAAATAGCCAGCAGGAGAGTATTAGATTTATAAATTTTGATTATACCAGCTTCTCTGATCCGGCAAAGACAAAAGGCTGGCCAACCTCCTCCAAACCTAAAGTATGGTATGACCAACATGCATCCAAGAACCGCAACAAGTGTGGGAACTGTGACGAACTTGGTCATAACTTGAGGACATGCCCCTTG CCTCTAAACCCACAACGTTTGAAGTCTTGGAAACCCGCAACATGGCCTGCCAACTCAACACCCAAAACATGGTATGACCAAGCCAAGAACCGCAACAAGTGTGGGAACTGTGACGGACTTGGTCATAACATGAGGACATGCCCCTTG CCTCCAAACCCACAACGTGACAAGTCTGGCAAGGCCATAACACCAGCCACCTCAAAACCCAAAGCATGGTATGACCAAGTCGATAACCACAACAAGTGTGGGAACTGTGATGCACTTGGTCATAACCTGAGGACATGTCCCTTG CCTCTTAACCCAGAACGTAGCAAGTCTCAGAAACGCCATGCAACGCAATCCCCCTCAAATTTGCTGGGCACTTCTTCAAACCATCGCCAAG GAGAATTAAGAAATGAATTTGGGATAGATTCTCGGGGAGTTGGCGTCTTAGCAACACAAGCTGCATTGCAGGCTTCCTCAGTAACAGTTTGCCACCCCAGGAACAACTAA